Proteins found in one Candidatus Zixiibacteriota bacterium genomic segment:
- a CDS encoding YbaK/EbsC family protein: protein MPIRRLLEFPDQNRVNYEIKKHPPAFTAQAIASLAHIPGGEMVKTVMVKVEGKMAMAVLPAANMVDFEMLRDTVGCDDVQMARESEFRDMFPDCELGAMPPFGNLYGLGVYVAEKLTGHKMIAFNACSQTEVLIMQYADFERLVKPKMIKFAL, encoded by the coding sequence ATGCCGATCCGACGACTTCTGGAATTTCCTGACCAAAACCGGGTCAATTATGAAATTAAAAAACATCCGCCCGCCTTCACGGCCCAGGCTATCGCCTCTCTGGCGCATATACCGGGCGGGGAGATGGTCAAGACGGTAATGGTCAAAGTGGAGGGTAAAATGGCTATGGCGGTTTTGCCGGCCGCCAATATGGTCGACTTCGAAATGCTCCGGGATACGGTTGGATGCGATGATGTCCAAATGGCCCGCGAATCGGAATTCCGCGATATGTTTCCCGACTGCGAACTGGGTGCCATGCCGCCGTTTGGGAATCTTTACGGTCTCGGTGTCTATGTGGCCGAAAAATTGACCGGGCACAAGATGATAGCCTTTAATGCCTGCTCGCAGACCGAAGTCTTAATAATGCAATATGCCGATTTCGAGCGCCTGGTTAAACCGAAAATGATAAAATTCGCCTTGTAA
- a CDS encoding M48 family metallopeptidase — protein MTKTISIALVLMLLTISCATVPITGRKGLNLIPSSSINSLSFQQYSDFLSANKLSTDQEKTVMVKRVGTNIQQAVEKYFSDNNMTGYLDGYEWEFNLVEDSQINAWCMPGGKVVVYTGILPVTKNETGLAVVLGHEIAHAVANHGNERMSQGLLVNFGGMALSKALESKPEETQQLAQMAFGIGANVGVLLPYSRLHESEADHLGLIFMAMAGYDPREAVTFWERMAADNSGSTPELLRTHPSDEKRIEDIKKIMPEAMEYYNKR, from the coding sequence ATGACGAAGACTATTTCAATAGCCCTGGTATTGATGTTACTGACTATTTCATGCGCCACCGTTCCGATAACCGGTCGGAAGGGACTGAATTTAATTCCCAGTTCGAGTATTAATTCCCTGAGTTTTCAGCAATATTCCGATTTCCTGTCGGCCAATAAACTGAGCACTGATCAGGAGAAAACCGTGATGGTGAAACGGGTTGGGACAAATATCCAGCAGGCCGTCGAAAAATATTTTTCGGACAATAACATGACCGGTTACCTTGATGGTTATGAATGGGAATTCAATCTGGTCGAGGATTCCCAGATCAACGCCTGGTGTATGCCGGGCGGTAAGGTGGTGGTTTATACCGGGATTCTTCCGGTCACCAAAAATGAAACCGGTCTGGCGGTGGTTTTAGGCCATGAAATCGCCCATGCCGTGGCCAATCACGGCAACGAACGGATGAGCCAGGGATTGCTTGTCAATTTCGGCGGAATGGCCCTCTCCAAAGCTCTCGAATCCAAACCCGAAGAAACCCAACAACTGGCCCAGATGGCTTTTGGAATCGGTGCCAATGTCGGGGTTCTACTCCCATACAGCCGTTTGCATGAAAGCGAGGCTGATCATCTTGGTTTGATTTTCATGGCCATGGCCGGTTATGATCCCCGTGAAGCGGTGACGTTCTGGGAAAGGATGGCCGCCGACAATTCTGGTTCAACGCCGGAATTACTGAGGACCCATCCATCCGATGAAAAACGAATCGAAGACATAAAGAAAATTATGCCGGAAGCCATGGAATATTATAATAAACGCTGA
- a CDS encoding DUF169 domain-containing protein, giving the protein MDLNLKNKFIQKWEKYFPDAEYPLVFYYTDDKSRGTPIESNEKWHCLIGDLNRVRNGRNAIFESATIGCSGARENLGYPVEERLDFEYFLSCGRAGEIEGIRHKKNPELVRKMQAARPAFKAPDKYIVFKRWDNLDRDDHPVSAIFFAAPDTLAGLFSLANFDEVDLQAVITPSCAGCASIVAYPYLEYQSTHPRSVIGMFDISARPYVDPCHLTFSVSLTKLVVMIDNMDESFLITDRWEKIAGRMRRNRIE; this is encoded by the coding sequence ATGGATTTGAATTTGAAAAACAAATTTATTCAGAAATGGGAAAAGTACTTTCCGGACGCCGAATACCCTCTCGTTTTCTATTATACCGATGATAAATCACGGGGCACACCGATCGAATCGAATGAAAAATGGCATTGCCTGATCGGGGACTTGAATCGCGTTCGAAATGGCCGAAATGCCATTTTCGAAAGTGCCACCATCGGCTGTTCCGGGGCACGGGAAAATCTTGGGTATCCGGTCGAGGAGCGTCTGGATTTTGAGTATTTTTTATCATGCGGGCGAGCGGGCGAAATCGAGGGTATCCGTCACAAAAAAAACCCGGAGCTGGTCAGAAAAATGCAGGCGGCCCGTCCGGCCTTTAAGGCCCCGGACAAATATATCGTATTTAAACGCTGGGATAATCTGGACCGGGATGATCACCCCGTCTCCGCCATATTCTTCGCCGCGCCGGATACGCTGGCCGGGCTGTTCAGTCTGGCCAACTTCGATGAGGTCGATCTTCAGGCCGTCATAACACCTTCATGCGCCGGGTGCGCTTCGATTGTCGCCTACCCCTATCTGGAATATCAATCAACGCACCCCCGGTCGGTTATCGGGATGTTTGACATTTCGGCCAGACCCTATGTAGATCCCTGTCATTTAACTTTTTCGGTTTCACTAACCAAATTGGTTGTTATGATCGATAATATGGATGAGAGTTTTTTGATTACCGATAGATGGGAAAAGATCGCCGGGCGCATGCGTCGCAACAGAATTGAATAA
- a CDS encoding putative metal-dependent hydrolase: protein MRSVDERNKMIEKIRTLPQVLARTVCDLDDEQLDTPYGDGKWTVRQVVHHLADAHLNAFARMKLILTEDNPVLKTYDQDRWTETIDARQINVQSSLLILTGLHLRWCELMESLSEKDWSRSASHPEIGEVTMIRLLEIYSGHGENHLSQIKKLREVKNW from the coding sequence ATGCGGTCGGTCGACGAGAGAAATAAAATGATCGAAAAAATCAGAACCCTGCCCCAGGTTCTGGCCCGGACGGTTTGCGATCTTGATGATGAGCAACTCGACACGCCGTACGGTGACGGCAAGTGGACAGTCCGTCAGGTCGTCCATCATCTTGCCGATGCCCATCTTAATGCCTTTGCCAGGATGAAACTGATTCTGACTGAAGATAATCCGGTTCTTAAAACCTACGATCAGGACCGCTGGACGGAAACGATCGACGCTCGGCAAATCAACGTGCAATCCTCGCTTCTGATATTGACCGGACTCCATTTACGCTGGTGCGAGTTAATGGAATCCCTGAGCGAAAAAGACTGGTCTCGATCGGCCAGCCACCCCGAAATCGGCGAAGTGACGATGATACGCCTGCTGGAAATTTATTCCGGTCACGGCGAAAACCATCTCAGCCAGATTAAAAAATTAAGAGAAGTCAAAAACTGGTAA
- a CDS encoding tetratricopeptide repeat protein, with translation MGRRKNTVSYIFLAVGLMMVLGWGCSGKSDKIPITTSSPEARQDYIKGRDLGERLRALEATDYLNKAIEKDPNFAMAYLNLAYLQSSVKGYYDMFEKAYALRNQISEGEQLMLHAARAGNNADPMKQLEYLQQLVAEYPNDERAHNILGTYWYGQQEFQKAISELERAININDEFSPAYNMLGYCYRYLGQYDKAEEAFIKYIELIPDDPNPYDSYAELRLKMGEYGQSIETYYEALDIDPNFVPSHIGIATNLNYLGKHKSAREQLQELYDIARDDGQRRTALQAMVISYVDEGKMDQALLTMDQQYNLSERMNDITAMTNDLAIMSRILLEMNQSDRARVMIDSSHNLFVNSDLPDELKANSERNYLYFYARIAIKRGDFAEAGRIIQEFKTRVEEANNPYQTRQIHELAGMLALEQADYSTALTEFSQADQQSPYLFYLMGKACEGNGDMTEALDWYEKVAYFNDLNSLSYSFIRQAAIKKLPRDRRR, from the coding sequence ATGGGTCGCCGCAAAAATACTGTCAGCTATATATTTTTAGCTGTCGGTCTGATGATGGTTCTGGGCTGGGGATGCTCCGGAAAAAGCGATAAAATCCCCATTACGACTTCATCCCCGGAGGCCCGCCAGGACTACATAAAAGGACGAGATCTGGGTGAACGACTTCGGGCTCTCGAGGCGACCGACTATCTGAATAAGGCGATTGAGAAAGATCCTAATTTCGCAATGGCATACCTGAACCTCGCCTATCTTCAATCCAGCGTCAAGGGTTATTATGACATGTTCGAGAAAGCATACGCCCTGCGAAACCAGATTTCCGAAGGCGAGCAGTTGATGTTGCATGCCGCCCGGGCCGGGAATAACGCCGATCCCATGAAACAACTGGAATATCTGCAGCAACTGGTGGCCGAATATCCCAACGATGAACGGGCTCATAATATACTGGGAACCTACTGGTACGGCCAGCAGGAATTTCAAAAGGCTATCTCCGAGCTTGAAAGAGCCATTAATATCAACGATGAATTTTCGCCGGCCTATAATATGCTAGGCTATTGCTACCGTTATCTTGGTCAGTACGATAAGGCGGAAGAAGCCTTTATCAAATACATCGAATTGATCCCCGATGATCCTAATCCCTATGATTCCTATGCCGAATTAAGACTCAAAATGGGTGAGTACGGTCAGTCTATCGAAACCTATTATGAAGCTTTGGATATCGACCCAAATTTCGTCCCCTCGCATATCGGAATTGCCACTAACCTGAATTACCTCGGCAAACACAAGTCCGCCCGGGAACAGCTCCAGGAGTTATATGATATCGCCCGCGATGATGGACAACGTCGAACAGCTCTTCAAGCTATGGTTATCTCTTATGTCGACGAGGGAAAAATGGACCAGGCACTGCTTACCATGGACCAGCAGTACAACCTTTCGGAAAGGATGAATGACATTACGGCCATGACCAATGACCTAGCGATTATGTCCCGAATACTGCTGGAGATGAATCAGAGCGACAGGGCCAGAGTCATGATCGACAGCAGCCACAACCTCTTTGTCAATTCCGACTTGCCGGATGAATTAAAAGCCAATTCCGAACGAAATTACCTTTATTTTTATGCCCGTATTGCCATCAAACGCGGCGATTTTGCCGAAGCTGGCAGAATCATCCAGGAATTCAAAACCCGGGTCGAGGAAGCCAATAATCCCTACCAGACCAGACAAATCCATGAACTGGCTGGAATGCTGGCTCTGGAGCAGGCCGACTATAGTACAGCCCTGACCGAATTTTCTCAGGCCGATCAGCAGTCCCCGTACCTGTTTTACCTGATGGGAAAGGCTTGTGAGGGCAATGGAGATATGACCGAAGCTCTGGATTGGTATGAAAAAGTTGCCTACTTCAACGATCTTAATAGTCTCAGTTATTCCTTTATCCGGCAGGCCGCGATCAAAAAATTGCCGCGTGACAGACGGCGGTAA
- a CDS encoding AAA family ATPase, which yields MKLGKRHCLITGIPGVGKTTLINTLARQLEALRPVGFYTSEIRENGRRVGFELISLQGGVKILSHINIESQYRVGKYGVDVESFDLFLDEIDFDHSSEAPVVIDEIGKMECFSAKFRRLILNLMDSNRLVIATVALNGGGLAEKIKAREDVAIFEVTRYNRDYLSNDILAILTK from the coding sequence ATGAAATTGGGTAAAAGGCATTGTCTTATTACGGGTATTCCCGGGGTGGGTAAAACAACCCTGATTAATACTCTGGCCAGGCAGTTGGAAGCGCTTCGGCCAGTCGGCTTTTACACCTCGGAAATCAGGGAGAATGGGCGACGGGTCGGTTTTGAATTGATTAGTTTACAGGGGGGGGTGAAAATTCTATCGCATATCAACATCGAAAGTCAATATCGTGTCGGAAAATATGGAGTCGATGTCGAGTCTTTTGATCTATTTCTCGATGAAATCGATTTTGACCATTCATCTGAAGCTCCGGTCGTGATTGATGAGATCGGGAAAATGGAGTGTTTCTCGGCAAAATTCCGCCGCTTAATTCTGAATTTGATGGATTCAAACCGTCTGGTAATTGCCACTGTGGCTCTTAATGGGGGTGGATTGGCCGAAAAGATTAAGGCCCGCGAGGATGTTGCCATATTTGAGGTTACTCGTTATAACCGGGACTATTTGTCTAATGATATCCTGGCCATTTTGACAAAATAG